DNA sequence from the Nesterenkonia lutea genome:
TGGATGACGCCGCGGACGCGGCGGGAACCGCCCACACCGGACTGATCCAGGCCCTGCTGTTCCTGGGCCTCGGGGTCAAGGCGGGCACGGTGCCGCTGCATGTCTGGCTGCCGCTGGCCCACCCCGCGGCCCCGCCCGCCGCCTCGGCGGTGCTCTCCGGAGCGATGGTCAACGCGGGGCTGATCGGCTGGATCCGGTTCCTGCCCGAGGGCGCCCGAGCCGGCGAGGTGCTGCTGACCCTGGCGCTCATCGGCGCCTTCGCCGCTGTCGTCCTGGGCGTCCTCCAGCATGATCCCAAGGTCATCCTGGCCTATTCGACGGTCTCCCAGCTGGGATTCATGACCGCCCTGATCGCCGTGGGCCTGCTGGATCCGGCGCTGCAGGGGGCGACGTCGGCGGCCGTGGTGCTCTACGCGGCCCACCACGGCCTGGCCAAGGGTGCGCTGTTCCTCGGTGTGCCGGTGGTCAGACACTTCGGACACGGCAGAGCCCGGCTCCCGGTCCTGGTGGGGATGCTCGGCGCAGGCCTCGCCGTGGCCGGCGCTCCGTGGACCTCCGGAGCCTTCGGAAAATACGTGTCCAAGGAGGCGGTGGGCGAGATCGGGCTGCTGGGCGTGGGCCTGGGGCACCTGCTGCCGCTGGTCGCCACCGGTTCGACCCTGCTGCTGCTGCGCTTCGCCGTGGTGATGTTCTCTGCCGAACGCGCTCCTCGGTCACGCCCGGACGGTGAGCTGCTCTCCTGGCTGGCGGTGTGCGCGGCCGGGATCGCGGTCCCCTGGGTCATCGGTGTCCGATGGGTGGTCGATGTCGCTGAGGAGGAGAAGATCAAGGTGCCCACCTGGGATGCGTCGACGCTCTGGGGAGCTGTCTGGCCGATCCTGCTCGGGCTGGTGCTGAGCGGGCTCGCCTTCGCCGCCGCGCGGAGGCGGCGGAGTCCGGCGCGCCGGAGTGCAGGCCAGGCGACGCAGGTGCCGCTGGTGCCACTGGTCCCGCCCGGGGATCTGCTGGGCGCCGAGGAGCGGATCATCCGGGGCATCCGCAGCTCCGGCGGGACGGTGCTGACCCGCACCCATCGGTTCACCGCTGACGCTGCCGCGCGCTGGGTCAGCTTCTGGGCCGGGCTCACCGGCAGGCTGCGCCAGGGGATCTCGGCGGGGGAGAATCGACTTAGCGGGTGGGAGTCCACCGGTCTGGCCCTGGTGGCGCTGCTCACCGGAGTCGTCCTGATCTCGATCATCCTGCTGGGGAGGGTGCCATGAGCGTCTCGGGAAGACCTCCCGCCACGGCCTGGGTGCTGACATCTCTGCTGCGAGGGGTCCTGCTGGGACTCCTCTGGTGGGGAGTGTCCGGCGGCAGTGCTGACTATCTGGTGTACGGAGCGGTCTCGGTGGTCCTGGCCACCGCGATGAGCCTCGCGCTGCTGCCGCCCCAGGGGCCGCCACTACCGGGCCGGTGGCCGCGACAG
Encoded proteins:
- a CDS encoding proton-conducting transporter transmembrane domain-containing protein; this translates as MLIALSLLLPLVTVLGLTLTGLLRPAHAFLVRRRLSLLAPLTVLPAVLLALLAGSGAETVGSAEETAGSAATLDVPWLLFGAHFAVDLYARPLLLVAALLYGAALTAVSWVRRQDSERGAGGLSAFLLLSYVGNIGTYIAADAVSFYTSFALMSFSAAGLVIHHRTPTAQRATRIYLVMSVLSETAILAALLLIVAAGGFMLDDAADAAGTAHTGLIQALLFLGLGVKAGTVPLHVWLPLAHPAAPPAASAVLSGAMVNAGLIGWIRFLPEGARAGEVLLTLALIGAFAAVVLGVLQHDPKVILAYSTVSQLGFMTALIAVGLLDPALQGATSAAVVLYAAHHGLAKGALFLGVPVVRHFGHGRARLPVLVGMLGAGLAVAGAPWTSGAFGKYVSKEAVGEIGLLGVGLGHLLPLVATGSTLLLLRFAVVMFSAERAPRSRPDGELLSWLAVCAAGIAVPWVIGVRWVVDVAEEEKIKVPTWDASTLWGAVWPILLGLVLSGLAFAAARRRRSPARRSAGQATQVPLVPLVPPGDLLGAEERIIRGIRSSGGTVLTRTHRFTADAAARWVSFWAGLTGRLRQGISAGENRLSGWESTGLALVALLTGVVLISIILLGRVP